A DNA window from Oryzias latipes chromosome 5, ASM223467v1 contains the following coding sequences:
- the ccdc36 gene encoding interactor of HORMAD1 protein 1 isoform X3, which produces MSAIRKIKQTLGIPKETSGGKSMDRNGSNTGLTDSQLLFGSQFWFENSQNTSQDLSLSSRNSQQSLQEGSDPKFYRSYLLKPLLFGDYKDKTNTIRSLDQFEEDKRKTKENNDIDFLARESQHVRETLCSIHQLVASTKQTVCQAVFDKIDNFASTLQSSLKNLVGDISQKFETLVAKANSQRDVISQLEEKMMEKGDITAELHGHLQSLKNSLDGIREEQERKIHMLEEAVQLLQTLASELLAKPTAEATMHSATQTSPNLEQPLSNQKQPERAGLQVPAPPQDHKQVFRRTKPGARGLRRRKKRALVLPQRSKRTSSDENRQPLNGCNKPQRLSEPVHRHQRDSPSPGSRRGGVAGCFITPLSSWSVDSSGSECFTAIEPILEKLSAEPKTSGGFWQLFDSE; this is translated from the exons ATGAGTGCCATACGAAAAATAAAGCAAACGTTGGGAATTCCAAAGGAAACCAG TGGAGGAAAATCGATGGACAGAAATGGCTCTAATACtggtttgacagattctcaGCTTCTCTTTGGCTCTCAGTTTTGGTTTGAGAATTCCCAGAACACATCCCAGGATCTGAGTCTGTCATCCAGAAACTCCCAGCAAAGTTTACAAGAG GGAAGTGACCCAAAGTTTTACCGCAGTTACCTCCTTAAACCTTTGCTGTTTGGAGACTATAAGGACAAAACCAACACAATCAGATCACTGGATCAGTTTGAAGAAGACAAgaggaagacaaaagaaaataatgacaT TGATTTCTTAGCCAGAGAGTCACAACATGTCAGAGAAACTCTCTGCAGT ATTCACCAATTGGTTGCCAGCACCAAACAAACCGTCTGTCAGGCGGTCTTTGACAAAATCGACAATTTTGCATCAACAT TGCAAAGCAGTCTGAAGAATCTTGTCGGTGACATTTCCCAAAAGTTTGAGACTCTGGTGGCCAAAGCAAACTCTCAAAGGGACGTCATATCCCAGCTGGAGGAAAAGATGATGGAG AAAGGAGACATCACAGCAGAGCTTCATGGCCATCTGCAAAGCTTAAAGAATAGTTTGGACGGTATAAGAGAGGAACAGGAGAGAAAAATCCACATGCTTGAAGAGGCTGTCCAGCTGCTCCAGACTTTAGCCTCTGAGCTTTTGGCCAAACCCACCGCTGAGGCGACGATGCACAGCGCTACCCAGACCTCGCCAAACCTCGAACAGCCGCTGTCGAACCAAAAACAACCTGAGAGAGCTGGTCTTCAGGTCCCGGCGCCCCCTCAAGACCACAAGCAGGTCTTCAGAAGAACGAAACCCGGCGCCAGAGGTCTGAGGAGGCGCAAAAAGAGGGCACTGGTTCTTCCCCAGAGGAGCAAACGCACCAGCTCGGATGAAAACCGCCAGCCCCTAAATGGCTGCAACAAACCGCAGAGACTTTCAGAACCCGTCCACAGGCATCAGAGAGACAGCCCCAGCCCAGGCAGCAGACGTGGAGGAGTGGCGGGCTGTTTCATCACGCCGCTGAGCAGCTGGTCTGTGGACAGCAGCGGCTCCGAGTGCTTCACAGCCATCGAACCCATCCTAGAGAAGCTGTCCGCTGAGCCCAAGACCTCAGGAGGCTTCTGGCAGCTGTTTGATTCTGAATGA
- the ccdc36 gene encoding interactor of HORMAD1 protein 1 isoform X2: MGIRKKRHECHTKNKANVGNSKGNQVGGKSMDRNGSNTGLTDSQLLFGSQFWFENSQNTSQDLSLSSRNSQQSLQEGSDPKFYRSYLLKPLLFGDYKDKTNTIRSLDQFEEDKRKTKENNDIDFLARESQHVRETLCSIHQLVASTKQTVCQAVFDKIDNFASTLQSSLKNLVGDISQKFETLVAKANSQRDVISQLEEKMMEKGDITAELHGHLQSLKNSLDGIREEQERKIHMLEEAVQLLQTLASELLAKPTAEATMHSATQTSPNLEQPLSNQKQPERAGLQVPAPPQDHKQVFRRTKPGARGLRRRKKRALVLPQRSKRTSSDENRQPLNGCNKPQRLSEPVHRHQRDSPSPGSRRGGVAGCFITPLSSWSVDSSGSECFTAIEPILEKLSAEPKTSGGFWQLFDSE, from the exons ATGGGGATTC gtaaaaaacgCCATGAGTGCCATACGAAAAATAAAGCAAACGTTGGGAATTCCAAAGGAAACCAGGT TGGAGGAAAATCGATGGACAGAAATGGCTCTAATACtggtttgacagattctcaGCTTCTCTTTGGCTCTCAGTTTTGGTTTGAGAATTCCCAGAACACATCCCAGGATCTGAGTCTGTCATCCAGAAACTCCCAGCAAAGTTTACAAGAG GGAAGTGACCCAAAGTTTTACCGCAGTTACCTCCTTAAACCTTTGCTGTTTGGAGACTATAAGGACAAAACCAACACAATCAGATCACTGGATCAGTTTGAAGAAGACAAgaggaagacaaaagaaaataatgacaT TGATTTCTTAGCCAGAGAGTCACAACATGTCAGAGAAACTCTCTGCAGT ATTCACCAATTGGTTGCCAGCACCAAACAAACCGTCTGTCAGGCGGTCTTTGACAAAATCGACAATTTTGCATCAACAT TGCAAAGCAGTCTGAAGAATCTTGTCGGTGACATTTCCCAAAAGTTTGAGACTCTGGTGGCCAAAGCAAACTCTCAAAGGGACGTCATATCCCAGCTGGAGGAAAAGATGATGGAG AAAGGAGACATCACAGCAGAGCTTCATGGCCATCTGCAAAGCTTAAAGAATAGTTTGGACGGTATAAGAGAGGAACAGGAGAGAAAAATCCACATGCTTGAAGAGGCTGTCCAGCTGCTCCAGACTTTAGCCTCTGAGCTTTTGGCCAAACCCACCGCTGAGGCGACGATGCACAGCGCTACCCAGACCTCGCCAAACCTCGAACAGCCGCTGTCGAACCAAAAACAACCTGAGAGAGCTGGTCTTCAGGTCCCGGCGCCCCCTCAAGACCACAAGCAGGTCTTCAGAAGAACGAAACCCGGCGCCAGAGGTCTGAGGAGGCGCAAAAAGAGGGCACTGGTTCTTCCCCAGAGGAGCAAACGCACCAGCTCGGATGAAAACCGCCAGCCCCTAAATGGCTGCAACAAACCGCAGAGACTTTCAGAACCCGTCCACAGGCATCAGAGAGACAGCCCCAGCCCAGGCAGCAGACGTGGAGGAGTGGCGGGCTGTTTCATCACGCCGCTGAGCAGCTGGTCTGTGGACAGCAGCGGCTCCGAGTGCTTCACAGCCATCGAACCCATCCTAGAGAAGCTGTCCGCTGAGCCCAAGACCTCAGGAGGCTTCTGGCAGCTGTTTGATTCTGAATGA
- the ccdc36 gene encoding interactor of HORMAD1 protein 1 isoform X1 — MNAAREGGNSKRPLPAFLHFHGDSLVKNAMSAIRKIKQTLGIPKETSGGKSMDRNGSNTGLTDSQLLFGSQFWFENSQNTSQDLSLSSRNSQQSLQEGSDPKFYRSYLLKPLLFGDYKDKTNTIRSLDQFEEDKRKTKENNDIDFLARESQHVRETLCSIHQLVASTKQTVCQAVFDKIDNFASTLQSSLKNLVGDISQKFETLVAKANSQRDVISQLEEKMMEKGDITAELHGHLQSLKNSLDGIREEQERKIHMLEEAVQLLQTLASELLAKPTAEATMHSATQTSPNLEQPLSNQKQPERAGLQVPAPPQDHKQVFRRTKPGARGLRRRKKRALVLPQRSKRTSSDENRQPLNGCNKPQRLSEPVHRHQRDSPSPGSRRGGVAGCFITPLSSWSVDSSGSECFTAIEPILEKLSAEPKTSGGFWQLFDSE; from the exons ATGAACGCAGCACGAGAGGGCGGGAATTCGAAGCGACCTCTGCCGGCTTTTCTTCACTTTCATGGGGATTCGTTA gtaaaaaacgCCATGAGTGCCATACGAAAAATAAAGCAAACGTTGGGAATTCCAAAGGAAACCAG TGGAGGAAAATCGATGGACAGAAATGGCTCTAATACtggtttgacagattctcaGCTTCTCTTTGGCTCTCAGTTTTGGTTTGAGAATTCCCAGAACACATCCCAGGATCTGAGTCTGTCATCCAGAAACTCCCAGCAAAGTTTACAAGAG GGAAGTGACCCAAAGTTTTACCGCAGTTACCTCCTTAAACCTTTGCTGTTTGGAGACTATAAGGACAAAACCAACACAATCAGATCACTGGATCAGTTTGAAGAAGACAAgaggaagacaaaagaaaataatgacaT TGATTTCTTAGCCAGAGAGTCACAACATGTCAGAGAAACTCTCTGCAGT ATTCACCAATTGGTTGCCAGCACCAAACAAACCGTCTGTCAGGCGGTCTTTGACAAAATCGACAATTTTGCATCAACAT TGCAAAGCAGTCTGAAGAATCTTGTCGGTGACATTTCCCAAAAGTTTGAGACTCTGGTGGCCAAAGCAAACTCTCAAAGGGACGTCATATCCCAGCTGGAGGAAAAGATGATGGAG AAAGGAGACATCACAGCAGAGCTTCATGGCCATCTGCAAAGCTTAAAGAATAGTTTGGACGGTATAAGAGAGGAACAGGAGAGAAAAATCCACATGCTTGAAGAGGCTGTCCAGCTGCTCCAGACTTTAGCCTCTGAGCTTTTGGCCAAACCCACCGCTGAGGCGACGATGCACAGCGCTACCCAGACCTCGCCAAACCTCGAACAGCCGCTGTCGAACCAAAAACAACCTGAGAGAGCTGGTCTTCAGGTCCCGGCGCCCCCTCAAGACCACAAGCAGGTCTTCAGAAGAACGAAACCCGGCGCCAGAGGTCTGAGGAGGCGCAAAAAGAGGGCACTGGTTCTTCCCCAGAGGAGCAAACGCACCAGCTCGGATGAAAACCGCCAGCCCCTAAATGGCTGCAACAAACCGCAGAGACTTTCAGAACCCGTCCACAGGCATCAGAGAGACAGCCCCAGCCCAGGCAGCAGACGTGGAGGAGTGGCGGGCTGTTTCATCACGCCGCTGAGCAGCTGGTCTGTGGACAGCAGCGGCTCCGAGTGCTTCACAGCCATCGAACCCATCCTAGAGAAGCTGTCCGCTGAGCCCAAGACCTCAGGAGGCTTCTGGCAGCTGTTTGATTCTGAATGA
- the kbtbd12 gene encoding kelch repeat and BTB domain-containing protein 12, whose translation MDHSTKHGLVLLDQLRKMREVEHLTDVVLVAEGISFPCHRVVLSAFSPYFRVMFTCGLRECNNREIFLHDTPAESLALLLNYMYCSDLHLTNASVQGISVAAFLLQMDDVFMRCQQHMTENMDPSNCLGVYYFARDLGAEELADHAKRFLRQNFAQVCQSDEILELEAHQLGKLLSSDDLNVSQEETILDVVLCWVKHNPLGDQEGRALHLPELLRKVRLPLINSDYLREAMKRNTALLADAECLEMMNEALQATAMHPAAAPRKIKLRYGMETTDLLLCIGNDTSGIRSRYGKYAECSFCYAPSTSRTYYITSPRYGEALGYVCAGVVTERNNIVVAGEASARRMSRQKDMKVEIYRYKVEAQGSWEPLTSAEYRDSYALGSLGDTLYLLGGQMKLKNQFLITNSVERWSLHGGPWRSAAPLPMPLAYHSLVRMRDVLYVMGGLTPQSYRMDDEPDRLSNRLLQYDPNTNKWTELGPMKYSKYRCSAVALNGEIYVIGGIGCEGVDRGQSRHCLDVVEIYNPDGDCWRDGPRLPCPQLSLHTKASNAGVVGGRIYICGYYKGAGRHDVITKDILELDPQEDRWTVVARNAVMHDNYDVCLVANLNPRGLTPPPADLVKV comes from the exons ATGGATCATAGTACCAAACATGGGCTGGTGCTGCTTGACCAGCTGAGGAAGATGAGGGAAGTTGAACATCTGACAGATGTGGTGTTAGTTGCTGAGGGCATCAGCTTCCCTTGCCACAGAGTGGTTCTGTCTGCCTTCAGTCCGTATTTCCGCGTGATGTTCACATGTGGTCTGCGGGAGTGCAACAACAGAGAGATTTTCCTGCACGACACCCCGGCAGAGAGCCTGGCGCTGCTACTGAACTACATGTACTGCTCGGATCTTCATCTCACCAATGCCAGCGTGCAGGGCATCTCCGTTGCCGCTTTTCTTCTTCAGATGGATGACGTCTTCATGCGCTGTCAGCAGCACATGACTGAAAACATGGATCCATCCAACTGCCTAGGTGTGTATTATTTTGCCCGGGACCTCGGTGCAGAGGAACTGGCAGACCATGCTAAGCGCTTCTTGAGACAAAACTTTGCCCAAGTGTGTCAGAGTGATGAGATTCTGGAGCTGGAGGCCCACCAGCTGGGAAAGCTTCTGAGTTCGGATGATTTGAATGTGTCGCAAGAAGAAACCATCTTGGACGTGGTTCTTTGCTGGGTCAAACACAACCCTCTAGGTGATCAAGAGGGACGAGCTCTGCATCTTCCGGAGCTTTTGAGAAAGGTCCGCCTGCCGCTGATAAACTCTGACTACCTGAGAGAAGCTATGAAGAGAAATACTGCCCTGCTAGCTGATGCTGAGTGTCTTGAGATGATGAATGAGGCTCTGCAGGCCACAGCCATGCATCCCGCAGCTGCACCACGCAAAATCAAGCTCCGGTATGGCATGGAGACCActgacctgctgctctgcattggAAATGACACTTCAGGGATCAGGTCAAGGTATGGTAAATATGCCGAGTGCAGCTTTTGCTATGCTCCATCGACTAGCCGGACTTACTACATCACTTCGCCTCGCTATGGAGAAGCTCTGGGGTACGTGTGTGCTGGAGTCGTGACAGAAAGAAACAACATTGTTGTAGCAGGAGAGGCAAGTGCAAGAAGAATGTCCCGACAGAAAGACATGAAGGTTGAGATCTACAG GTATAAAGTGGAGGCTCAAGGAAGCTGGGAGCCCCTGACATCTGCAGAGTACCGCGACTCCTATGCTCTGGGATCACTTGGGGACACCCTGTATCTCCTGGGAGGACAGATGAAGCTGAAGAACCAGTTTCTAATCACCAACAGTGTGGAGCGATGGTCCCTACATGGCGGACCCTGGCGAAGTGCAGCCCCCCTCCCTATGCCTTTAGCCTACCACAGTCTGGTCCGAATGAGAGACGTCCTTTATGTGATGGGTGGTCTCACCCCACAG TCGTATCGCATGGACGACGAGCCCGATCGTCTCAGCAACCGCCTGCTCCAGTATGatccaaacacaaacaaatggaCAGAGCTGGGTCCCATGAAGTACTCAAAGTACCGCTGCAGTGCTGTAGCACTCAACGGTGAAATCTACGTGATCG GAGGAATTGGGTGTGAGGGCGTAGATCGTGGTCAGTCACGTCATTGTCTGGATGTCGTAGAGATCTACAACCCGGATGGAGATTGCTGGAGGGATGGACCTCGTCTCCCGTGTCCCCAGCTCTCCCTGCATACCAAAGCCTCGAACGCAGGCGTGGTGGGTGGAAGGATTTACATCTGTGGATATTACAAGGGAGCAG GTCGACATGACGTTATAACGAAAGACATTTTGGAGCTGGATCCCCAGGAGGACCGCTGGACTGTGGTGGCCCGAAACGCTGTGATGCACGACAACTATGATGTCTGCTTGGTAGCAAACCTGAACCCGAGGGGTCTCACCCCCCCACCTGCGGACTTGGTCAAAGTGTGA
- the ccdc36 gene encoding interactor of HORMAD1 protein 1 isoform X4 has translation MDRNGSNTGLTDSQLLFGSQFWFENSQNTSQDLSLSSRNSQQSLQEGSDPKFYRSYLLKPLLFGDYKDKTNTIRSLDQFEEDKRKTKENNDIDFLARESQHVRETLCSIHQLVASTKQTVCQAVFDKIDNFASTLQSSLKNLVGDISQKFETLVAKANSQRDVISQLEEKMMEKGDITAELHGHLQSLKNSLDGIREEQERKIHMLEEAVQLLQTLASELLAKPTAEATMHSATQTSPNLEQPLSNQKQPERAGLQVPAPPQDHKQVFRRTKPGARGLRRRKKRALVLPQRSKRTSSDENRQPLNGCNKPQRLSEPVHRHQRDSPSPGSRRGGVAGCFITPLSSWSVDSSGSECFTAIEPILEKLSAEPKTSGGFWQLFDSE, from the exons ATGGACAGAAATGGCTCTAATACtggtttgacagattctcaGCTTCTCTTTGGCTCTCAGTTTTGGTTTGAGAATTCCCAGAACACATCCCAGGATCTGAGTCTGTCATCCAGAAACTCCCAGCAAAGTTTACAAGAG GGAAGTGACCCAAAGTTTTACCGCAGTTACCTCCTTAAACCTTTGCTGTTTGGAGACTATAAGGACAAAACCAACACAATCAGATCACTGGATCAGTTTGAAGAAGACAAgaggaagacaaaagaaaataatgacaT TGATTTCTTAGCCAGAGAGTCACAACATGTCAGAGAAACTCTCTGCAGT ATTCACCAATTGGTTGCCAGCACCAAACAAACCGTCTGTCAGGCGGTCTTTGACAAAATCGACAATTTTGCATCAACAT TGCAAAGCAGTCTGAAGAATCTTGTCGGTGACATTTCCCAAAAGTTTGAGACTCTGGTGGCCAAAGCAAACTCTCAAAGGGACGTCATATCCCAGCTGGAGGAAAAGATGATGGAG AAAGGAGACATCACAGCAGAGCTTCATGGCCATCTGCAAAGCTTAAAGAATAGTTTGGACGGTATAAGAGAGGAACAGGAGAGAAAAATCCACATGCTTGAAGAGGCTGTCCAGCTGCTCCAGACTTTAGCCTCTGAGCTTTTGGCCAAACCCACCGCTGAGGCGACGATGCACAGCGCTACCCAGACCTCGCCAAACCTCGAACAGCCGCTGTCGAACCAAAAACAACCTGAGAGAGCTGGTCTTCAGGTCCCGGCGCCCCCTCAAGACCACAAGCAGGTCTTCAGAAGAACGAAACCCGGCGCCAGAGGTCTGAGGAGGCGCAAAAAGAGGGCACTGGTTCTTCCCCAGAGGAGCAAACGCACCAGCTCGGATGAAAACCGCCAGCCCCTAAATGGCTGCAACAAACCGCAGAGACTTTCAGAACCCGTCCACAGGCATCAGAGAGACAGCCCCAGCCCAGGCAGCAGACGTGGAGGAGTGGCGGGCTGTTTCATCACGCCGCTGAGCAGCTGGTCTGTGGACAGCAGCGGCTCCGAGTGCTTCACAGCCATCGAACCCATCCTAGAGAAGCTGTCCGCTGAGCCCAAGACCTCAGGAGGCTTCTGGCAGCTGTTTGATTCTGAATGA